Proteins co-encoded in one Mycobacterium mantenii genomic window:
- a CDS encoding acyl-CoA thioesterase — protein sequence MTTESEQTEWTVQGLLDLFDVQEDGQDRFTGETGIAVGDERQVVEGTQVLAQAIVAVAKRFPDKSVRSAHAVFSRAVTVGPPIELVLDVVSEGRSTATAVVAVHQNGRRCLSITVLADVPTDDVIRHHLPRPQVAAPADAHHSPMPMVGRELRLVDVVDVNSPDEVGPPELYAWLHYDPIPTRDELAKALLAYFTGHLGISTTMRAHEGIGTAQAHLTVSTAPMSISVAFHEPVDWTGWLLYTHESTQVGAGMSYVRGTVHSEEGELLASFAQEALIRPLRTSDTAIDSRARF from the coding sequence TTGACCACGGAATCTGAGCAGACTGAGTGGACGGTGCAGGGCCTGCTGGATCTGTTCGACGTGCAGGAAGACGGGCAAGACCGTTTCACCGGTGAGACCGGCATCGCGGTGGGCGACGAACGCCAGGTGGTAGAGGGCACCCAGGTGCTCGCGCAGGCGATCGTCGCCGTGGCCAAGCGGTTCCCGGACAAGTCGGTGCGCTCGGCGCACGCGGTCTTCTCGCGCGCCGTCACCGTCGGCCCGCCCATCGAACTGGTTCTCGACGTCGTATCCGAAGGCCGCTCCACCGCCACCGCCGTGGTCGCCGTGCACCAGAACGGCCGGCGCTGCCTGAGCATTACGGTGCTGGCCGACGTCCCGACCGACGACGTCATCCGTCACCATCTGCCACGTCCGCAGGTGGCCGCCCCGGCCGACGCGCACCACTCACCGATGCCGATGGTCGGCCGCGAGCTGCGCCTGGTCGACGTCGTCGACGTCAACAGCCCCGACGAGGTCGGCCCGCCGGAGCTCTACGCGTGGCTGCACTACGACCCGATCCCGACCCGCGACGAGTTGGCCAAGGCGCTGCTGGCGTACTTCACCGGCCATCTCGGAATCTCCACCACGATGCGGGCGCACGAGGGCATCGGCACCGCCCAGGCGCACCTGACCGTGTCCACCGCACCCATGAGCATCTCCGTGGCGTTCCACGAACCGGTGGACTGGACGGGGTGGCTGCTCTACACCCACGAGAGCACCCAGGTCGGCGCGGGCATGTCGTATGTGCGCGGCACCGTGCACTCGGAAGAGGGTGAGCTGCTGGCCTCGTTCGCGCAGGAGGCGCTGATCCGGCCGCTGCGCACCAGCGACACCGCGATCGACTCGCGCGCACGGTTCTAA
- a CDS encoding alpha/beta hydrolase, producing the protein MTPREDLRFPSGDDLISAWLYRPPGDGPAPLLVMAHGLGAVRSMRLDAYAERFNAAGYACLVFDYRNFGDSEGRSRQVVDVGMQLADWAAAVAYARTLPGIDPDRIGLWGTSFGGGHVIATAAKLPGIAAAVAQCPFTDGLASARTITNPLTAARMTARALRDALAGRLGRPPVMVATAGKPGEVALMNTPDAYAGYLRLVPDGAGFRNEVAARIALQIFSYRPGRSTSKIACPILFCVCEADSVAPASATLRHAAKAPRGEVRLYPEGHFAIYVDDAFHRVVADQVAFLDEHLKGARA; encoded by the coding sequence ATGACACCACGCGAAGACCTTCGGTTCCCGTCCGGCGACGACCTGATCAGCGCCTGGCTCTACCGGCCGCCGGGCGACGGGCCCGCGCCGCTGCTGGTGATGGCGCACGGCCTGGGCGCGGTGCGCAGCATGCGACTGGACGCGTATGCGGAGCGGTTCAACGCGGCCGGCTACGCGTGCCTGGTGTTCGACTACCGCAACTTCGGCGACAGCGAGGGCCGGTCGCGTCAGGTCGTCGACGTCGGCATGCAGCTCGCCGACTGGGCCGCGGCCGTCGCCTACGCCCGCACCCTGCCCGGCATCGATCCCGACCGGATCGGCTTGTGGGGCACCTCTTTTGGCGGCGGGCACGTCATCGCCACGGCGGCCAAGCTGCCGGGCATCGCCGCGGCCGTCGCCCAATGCCCGTTCACCGACGGCCTCGCGTCGGCGCGCACCATCACCAACCCGCTCACCGCCGCACGCATGACCGCGCGGGCGCTGCGCGACGCGCTCGCAGGCCGGCTTGGCAGGCCGCCGGTGATGGTCGCGACGGCCGGCAAGCCCGGCGAGGTCGCACTGATGAACACGCCCGACGCGTATGCGGGCTATCTGCGGCTGGTCCCCGACGGGGCCGGATTCCGTAATGAGGTCGCCGCCCGAATCGCGTTGCAGATCTTCAGCTATCGCCCGGGTCGCTCCACTTCCAAGATCGCGTGCCCGATCCTGTTCTGTGTGTGCGAAGCCGACTCGGTGGCACCCGCTTCGGCGACGCTGCGGCACGCGGCCAAAGCGCCCCGCGGCGAGGTCAGGCTGTATCCCGAGGGTCATTTCGCGATCTACGTCGACGACGCCTTCCACCGGGTGGTCGCCGACCAGGTCGCGTTCCTCGACGAGCACCTCAAAGGTGCGCGCGCCTAG
- a CDS encoding LLM class F420-dependent oxidoreductase: protein MRFTITHPMHSHPYNPELVSGDGIGKVAAATEAAGIHGFGFTDHPAPSQRWLEAGGHDALDPFVALGFAAATTSTLRLIPNIVVLPYRNPFVVAKSGATLDLLSGGRFTLAVGVGYLKREFAALGVSYDERAELFEESLQVIRAIWTGDDISFEGKHFSARGITAHPRPVSDPHPPIWIGGNTSSSRQRVAQYGDGWCPFPAPPQLAQTAGTAVIDSMQKLADGIDDLRRRCDAAQRDWSAIDITFTNFEGGSPGNDDFNADAYLDGLDKLTKLGVTWVSIHLPGDSMTHALETLDRFRTLVIDAA from the coding sequence ATGCGGTTCACCATCACCCACCCGATGCACAGCCATCCCTACAACCCGGAGCTGGTGAGCGGGGACGGCATCGGCAAGGTGGCCGCCGCGACGGAAGCGGCCGGGATCCACGGCTTCGGCTTCACCGATCACCCGGCCCCCTCGCAGCGATGGCTGGAGGCCGGTGGGCACGATGCGTTAGATCCTTTCGTCGCACTGGGTTTCGCGGCCGCCACCACGTCAACGCTGCGGCTGATCCCGAACATCGTGGTGCTGCCCTATCGAAACCCGTTCGTGGTGGCCAAGTCCGGCGCCACCCTGGACCTGCTCTCCGGTGGCCGATTCACGCTCGCGGTGGGCGTGGGCTACCTCAAGCGCGAATTTGCGGCACTGGGCGTCAGCTACGACGAGCGCGCCGAGCTGTTCGAGGAATCCCTACAGGTGATCCGGGCCATCTGGACCGGTGACGACATCTCCTTTGAGGGAAAGCATTTCAGCGCGCGGGGCATCACCGCACATCCCCGGCCCGTGAGCGATCCGCATCCGCCGATCTGGATCGGCGGCAACACGTCGTCATCGCGGCAGCGGGTGGCCCAGTACGGCGACGGGTGGTGCCCGTTCCCCGCGCCGCCGCAGTTGGCCCAGACCGCGGGCACGGCCGTCATCGACTCCATGCAGAAGCTCGCCGATGGCATCGACGACCTGCGGCGTAGATGCGATGCCGCGCAGCGGGATTGGTCGGCGATCGACATCACTTTCACCAACTTCGAGGGCGGCAGCCCCGGGAATGACGACTTCAACGCCGACGCCTACCTCGACGGCCTGGACAAGCTAACGAAGCTGGGCGTGACGTGGGTCAGCATCCACCTGCCCGGCGACAGCATGACGCACGCGCTGGAGACCCTCGACCGGTTCCGCACCCTGGTGATCGACGCGGCCTGA
- a CDS encoding SMP-30/gluconolactonase/LRE family protein yields the protein MIPEPLANGFCFGEGPRWFEGLLWFSDMLGEAVHTATMGGSLTTLPLPGHSPSGLGFRPDGSLLIASTEDRQVLRYDGETVVTIADLTDLAPANLGDMVVDDAGRAYIGCQALRGGVIIRLDPDDRATRATIVARDLDFPNGMAITPDRTTLIVAESTGRRLTAFSIGDDGGLSDRRVFADGLDGPPDGIALDAEGGVWVSMTLAHQFERIVAGGTVTDRIDMGDRVAIACALGGPQRRTLFLLSSTEAYPQRLVGTRLSRLDVVTVTTPGAGLP from the coding sequence ATGATTCCCGAGCCGCTGGCCAACGGGTTCTGCTTCGGCGAGGGCCCGCGCTGGTTCGAGGGCCTGCTGTGGTTCTCCGACATGCTGGGCGAAGCGGTCCACACCGCGACCATGGGCGGCTCGCTGACCACGCTGCCGCTGCCCGGGCACTCGCCGTCGGGGCTGGGCTTCCGTCCCGACGGGTCGCTGCTGATCGCCTCGACCGAGGACCGGCAGGTGCTGCGCTATGACGGCGAAACCGTGGTCACCATCGCCGATCTCACCGACCTGGCGCCGGCCAACCTCGGCGACATGGTCGTCGACGACGCGGGCCGCGCCTACATCGGGTGCCAGGCGCTGCGCGGCGGCGTCATCATTCGTCTCGATCCCGACGACCGTGCGACCAGGGCCACTATCGTGGCCCGAGACCTCGACTTCCCCAATGGCATGGCGATCACACCGGATCGCACGACGCTGATCGTCGCCGAATCGACGGGCCGGCGGCTGACCGCGTTTTCCATCGGCGACGACGGCGGGCTGTCCGATCGCCGGGTGTTCGCCGACGGCCTGGACGGGCCGCCCGACGGCATCGCCCTGGACGCCGAGGGTGGGGTGTGGGTGTCGATGACCCTGGCCCATCAGTTCGAGCGGATCGTGGCGGGCGGCACGGTGACCGACCGCATTGACATGGGCGACCGGGTCGCCATCGCCTGCGCCCTGGGCGGTCCGCAGCGGCGCACGCTGTTTCTGTTGTCGAGCACGGAGGCCTATCCTCAACGCCTGGTCGGCACCCGGCTTTCCCGGCTGGATGTCGTCACAGTGACCACTCCCGGCGCCGGCCTGCCCTGA
- a CDS encoding glucose 1-dehydrogenase encodes MGRVDGKVALISGGAGGMGAEDARLLVEEGAKVVIGDILDDQGKALADELGDSARYVHLDVTQPDQWDAAVATAIGEFGKLNVLVNNAGTVALGPLKSFDLAKWQKVIDVNLTGTFLGMRVAVEPMIEAGGGSIINVSSIEGLRGAPMVHPYVASKWGVRGLAKSAALELAPHNIRVNSVHPGFIRTPMTAHLPEDMVTIPLGRPGEVREVATFVLFLASDESSYSTGSEFIMDGGLITDVNHKEF; translated from the coding sequence GTGGGTCGGGTAGACGGCAAGGTAGCGCTGATCAGTGGTGGCGCCGGCGGTATGGGAGCCGAAGATGCGCGCCTGCTGGTCGAGGAAGGCGCCAAGGTCGTTATCGGCGACATCCTGGACGACCAGGGCAAGGCGCTGGCCGACGAGCTCGGCGACTCCGCGCGCTACGTGCATCTCGACGTCACCCAGCCCGACCAGTGGGATGCCGCCGTGGCCACCGCGATCGGCGAATTCGGCAAGCTCAACGTGCTGGTCAACAACGCCGGCACCGTCGCGCTCGGCCCGCTGAAGAGCTTCGATCTGGCCAAGTGGCAGAAGGTGATTGACGTCAACCTGACGGGGACGTTCCTGGGCATGCGGGTTGCGGTCGAGCCGATGATCGAGGCGGGGGGCGGCTCGATCATCAACGTGTCGTCCATCGAGGGCCTGCGCGGCGCGCCCATGGTGCACCCCTACGTCGCGTCCAAGTGGGGCGTGCGCGGGCTGGCGAAGTCGGCGGCATTGGAGCTGGCGCCGCACAACATTCGGGTGAACTCAGTGCACCCGGGGTTCATCCGCACCCCGATGACCGCCCACCTGCCCGAGGACATGGTGACGATCCCGCTCGGGCGGCCGGGCGAGGTTCGGGAAGTCGCGACGTTCGTACTTTTCCTGGCCAGCGACGAGTCGTCCTACTCCACCGGCAGCGAGTTCATTATGGACGGCGGGCTTATCACCGACGTGAATCACAAGGAGTTCTAG
- a CDS encoding TetR/AcrR family transcriptional regulator produces the protein MSHPVRATTIADTDTSTRQRILAATAEVLGRNGKTKLSLSDVATQAGVSRPTLYRWFASKEELLSAFSSYERQIFESGLVKATAGLKGVDKLDAVLRFIVEYQHSYSGVRMVDVEPEHTIAQFSWVIPQMREGLQRHLPGPNAAVKAATVIRIAISHYIVPSDDAEQFLAQLRHAVGIRGS, from the coding sequence ATGAGCCACCCGGTCCGGGCGACGACGATCGCCGACACCGACACCTCGACCCGTCAGCGGATTCTGGCGGCCACCGCCGAGGTGCTGGGCCGAAACGGCAAGACCAAGCTCAGCCTGTCCGACGTCGCCACCCAGGCGGGCGTCTCCCGGCCGACGCTGTATCGCTGGTTTGCGTCCAAAGAGGAGTTGCTGTCGGCGTTTTCGAGCTATGAGCGTCAGATCTTCGAAAGCGGTCTGGTGAAGGCCACCGCCGGCCTCAAGGGCGTGGACAAGCTCGACGCCGTGCTGCGGTTCATCGTCGAATACCAGCATTCGTACTCCGGTGTGCGCATGGTCGACGTCGAGCCCGAGCACACCATCGCCCAGTTCTCCTGGGTCATCCCGCAGATGCGCGAGGGCCTGCAGCGCCACCTGCCCGGGCCCAACGCCGCGGTCAAGGCCGCGACGGTGATCCGGATTGCGATATCGCACTACATCGTGCCAAGCGACGACGCCGAGCAGTTCCTGGCGCAGCTGCGGCACGCCGTCGGGATCAGGGGCAGCTAG
- a CDS encoding TetR/AcrR family transcriptional regulator, giving the protein MPTDSITPNGLTRREELLAVATKLFAARGYHGTRMDDVADVIGLNKATVYHYYASKSLILFDIYRQAAEGTLAAVHDDPSWTAREALYQYTVRLLTGIASDPERAAVYFQEQPYITEWFTSEQVAEVREKEAQVYHHVHGLIDRGIASGEFYQCDSHVLALGYIGMTLGSYRWLRPSGRRSAKEIAAEFSTALLRGLIRDEAIRTTSPLGP; this is encoded by the coding sequence ATGCCCACCGACAGCATCACCCCGAATGGGCTGACCCGGCGCGAAGAGCTGCTGGCGGTTGCCACCAAGCTGTTTGCGGCGCGCGGCTATCACGGCACCCGGATGGACGATGTGGCCGACGTGATCGGCCTGAACAAGGCGACCGTCTATCACTATTACGCCAGCAAGTCGTTGATCCTGTTCGACATCTACCGTCAGGCCGCCGAGGGCACGCTGGCCGCCGTCCACGACGACCCGTCCTGGACGGCGCGCGAGGCGCTCTACCAGTACACGGTCCGGCTGCTGACCGGTATTGCCAGCGACCCGGAGCGGGCCGCGGTGTACTTCCAGGAGCAGCCGTACATCACCGAATGGTTCACCAGCGAGCAGGTCGCCGAGGTCCGCGAGAAGGAAGCCCAGGTCTACCACCACGTGCACGGCCTGATCGACCGCGGGATCGCCAGTGGCGAGTTCTACCAGTGCGACTCGCATGTGCTGGCGCTGGGCTACATCGGCATGACGCTGGGCAGCTACCGCTGGCTGCGGCCCAGCGGACGGCGATCGGCCAAGGAGATCGCCGCCGAGTTCAGCACCGCGCTGCTGCGCGGGCTGATCCGCGACGAGGCCATCCGCACAACCTCTCCGCTGGGGCCCTAG
- a CDS encoding thioesterase family protein: protein MTDAYYELIDPAGDDAAMGEKFRATDLARGTWSAAIQHGGPVSALLVRALERCEQRDDTRLSRVVIDLLGGVPAEGDLWVRSEVQRPGKQIELLSAEMLSPGPDGTPRPVARATGWRLQHQDTQTLAHAAAPLPGPRAEAFNRNLKARDWDRNYVHSLQWLWLTEPLSEGPGESWINPTVDLVNGESMTQLERLFAVADCANGIGSKLDITKWTFLNTDLAVHVFRVPDGDWIGIRAETSYGPDGIGTTIGTLFDEQGAVGAIQQSVLVRRRPPRA, encoded by the coding sequence ATGACCGACGCCTACTACGAGCTGATCGATCCGGCCGGCGACGACGCCGCGATGGGCGAGAAGTTCCGGGCGACCGATCTCGCGCGCGGCACCTGGTCGGCGGCCATCCAGCACGGCGGTCCGGTGTCGGCGCTGCTGGTCCGGGCGCTGGAGCGGTGCGAACAGCGCGACGACACCCGCCTGTCCCGGGTCGTCATCGACTTGTTGGGCGGGGTGCCGGCCGAGGGCGATCTGTGGGTGCGCTCGGAGGTGCAGCGCCCGGGCAAGCAGATCGAACTGCTCAGCGCCGAGATGCTGTCCCCCGGACCCGACGGCACTCCGCGACCGGTCGCGCGCGCCACCGGATGGCGCTTGCAGCACCAGGACACGCAGACCCTGGCGCACGCCGCGGCGCCACTGCCGGGGCCCCGGGCCGAGGCCTTCAACCGCAACCTGAAGGCACGGGACTGGGACCGCAACTACGTGCACAGCCTTCAGTGGCTGTGGCTGACCGAGCCGCTGAGCGAGGGCCCGGGCGAATCCTGGATCAACCCGACCGTCGACCTGGTCAACGGCGAGTCCATGACGCAGCTGGAACGGCTGTTCGCGGTGGCCGACTGCGCCAACGGCATCGGCAGCAAGCTGGACATCACCAAGTGGACGTTCCTCAACACCGACCTGGCCGTGCACGTGTTTCGTGTTCCCGACGGCGACTGGATCGGCATTCGTGCGGAAACCAGCTACGGGCCGGACGGCATCGGGACGACGATCGGCACGCTGTTCGACGAGCAGGGCGCGGTCGGCGCCATCCAGCAGTCGGTACTGGTGCGGCGGCGCCCTCCTCGGGCCTAA
- a CDS encoding NAD(P)H-dependent amine dehydrogenase family protein, producing MAIRVAHVGTGNVGGLALAELIANPQYELTGVCVSTPEKVGKDAGELCGVGLDAGVVTGVTAVNDLDAIIAAKPDCVVYCAMGDTRLPEAMADVMRILAAGINVVGSSPGLLQYPWGVMPGKYIARVEDAAKQGNSSIFISGVDPGFANDLIPFALAGTCQRIEQVRCMEIHDYASYNGTEVMDYMGFAKPMDEIPMLLQPGILSIAWGTAIRQLAAGLGIEVDEITESYQREPAPEDFDIAVGRVAKGTVAVLQFEIRGMVKGHPAIVIEHVTRLRPDLRPDLPQPASGDGSYRVEITGEPSYAVDIIPSSRRGDHNHAAIAGAAGRVVNAIPAVIAAPPGIRTTLDLPLVTGKGLYAPSTLVTT from the coding sequence ATGGCGATCCGCGTCGCGCACGTCGGTACCGGAAATGTCGGAGGGCTGGCCCTCGCCGAACTCATCGCCAACCCGCAGTACGAGCTGACCGGGGTGTGCGTCTCCACGCCCGAAAAGGTGGGCAAGGACGCCGGGGAGCTGTGCGGCGTCGGCCTGGACGCCGGCGTCGTCACCGGTGTCACCGCCGTCAACGACCTGGACGCCATCATCGCCGCCAAGCCCGACTGCGTCGTCTACTGCGCGATGGGCGACACCCGGCTGCCCGAGGCGATGGCCGACGTCATGCGCATCCTGGCCGCGGGCATCAACGTCGTCGGGTCGTCGCCCGGCCTGCTGCAGTACCCGTGGGGTGTCATGCCCGGCAAATACATCGCCCGCGTGGAAGACGCTGCCAAGCAAGGTAATTCGAGCATCTTCATCAGCGGCGTCGACCCCGGATTCGCCAACGACCTGATCCCGTTCGCGCTCGCGGGCACCTGTCAGCGCATCGAGCAGGTGCGCTGCATGGAGATTCACGACTACGCGTCGTACAACGGGACCGAGGTCATGGACTACATGGGATTCGCCAAGCCCATGGACGAGATCCCGATGCTGCTGCAGCCGGGCATCCTCAGCATCGCCTGGGGGACCGCGATCCGTCAGCTGGCTGCGGGTCTGGGCATCGAGGTCGACGAGATCACCGAGTCCTATCAGCGCGAGCCCGCCCCCGAGGATTTCGACATCGCGGTCGGCCGCGTGGCCAAGGGCACGGTTGCCGTGCTGCAGTTCGAGATTCGCGGCATGGTCAAGGGTCACCCCGCGATCGTCATCGAGCACGTCACCCGGCTGCGGCCGGACCTGCGCCCCGATCTGCCCCAGCCCGCCTCCGGCGACGGCTCCTACCGCGTCGAGATCACCGGCGAGCCGTCGTATGCCGTGGACATCATCCCGAGCAGCCGCAGGGGCGACCACAACCACGCGGCGATCGCGGGTGCCGCGGGCCGCGTCGTCAACGCCATCCCCGCGGTGATCGCGGCGCCGCCGGGCATTCGCACCACCCTGGACTTGCCGTTGGTAACCGGCAAAGGCCTTTACGCACCAAGCACTTTGGTGACCACTTAA
- a CDS encoding FAD-binding oxidoreductase, with the protein MLRSLAGLVGSNHVVTDPDVLAARSVDHTGRYRGKASALVRPGTAEQVAEVLRVCRDAGAHVTVQGGRTSLVAGTVPEHDDVLLSTERLHAIGDVDSVERRIQAGAGATLAAVQRAAGAAGLVFGVDLAARDTATVGGMASTNAGGLRTVRYGNMGEQVVGVQVALPDGTLLRRHSRVRRDNTGYDLPALFVGAEGTLGVITELDLRLHPTPSHRVTAICGFADLEALVEAGRLFRDVDGIAALELIDARAAALTGEHRGVGSPVNGDWLLLVELAADHDQTERLAELLDGVSMCGEPAVGVDPVAQQRLWQVRESLVEVLGVYGPPLKFDVSLPLSSIVEFERHAVDLVHNHAPDALPVLFGHIGEGNLHLNVLRCPADRERALYEPMMDLIARCGGNVSSEHGIGSRKRPYLGMSREAADIAAMRTVKAALDPTGFLNAAVLFD; encoded by the coding sequence ATGCTGCGCAGCCTGGCGGGCCTGGTCGGATCGAACCACGTCGTCACCGATCCCGATGTGCTGGCGGCGCGCAGCGTCGACCACACCGGCCGGTACCGGGGCAAGGCGAGCGCGCTGGTGCGGCCGGGTACGGCCGAGCAAGTCGCCGAGGTGCTGCGGGTGTGCCGCGACGCCGGGGCGCACGTGACGGTGCAGGGCGGCCGCACCTCGCTGGTGGCCGGCACCGTTCCCGAGCACGACGACGTGTTGTTGTCCACCGAGCGGCTGCACGCCATCGGTGACGTCGACTCCGTCGAACGCCGCATCCAGGCCGGCGCCGGGGCCACCCTGGCCGCGGTGCAACGGGCCGCGGGCGCGGCCGGTTTGGTGTTCGGCGTGGATCTGGCGGCCCGCGACACCGCGACGGTCGGCGGGATGGCGTCGACGAACGCCGGCGGCCTGCGCACGGTCCGCTACGGCAACATGGGCGAGCAGGTGGTGGGCGTGCAGGTGGCGCTGCCCGACGGCACACTGCTGCGCCGGCACAGCCGGGTGCGCCGGGACAACACCGGCTACGACCTGCCGGCGTTGTTCGTGGGCGCTGAGGGCACGCTGGGCGTCATCACCGAGCTGGACCTGCGGCTGCACCCCACCCCGTCGCACCGGGTGACGGCGATCTGCGGGTTCGCCGACCTCGAGGCGCTGGTGGAGGCCGGCCGGCTGTTCCGCGACGTCGACGGCATCGCGGCCCTGGAACTGATCGACGCCCGCGCCGCCGCGCTGACCGGCGAGCACCGCGGAGTCGGTTCACCGGTCAACGGCGATTGGCTGCTGTTGGTCGAACTGGCGGCCGATCACGACCAGACCGAGCGACTCGCCGAGCTGCTCGACGGCGTGTCGATGTGTGGCGAACCCGCGGTCGGTGTGGATCCTGTTGCGCAGCAACGGTTGTGGCAGGTCCGCGAATCACTGGTCGAGGTGCTCGGCGTGTACGGGCCGCCGCTGAAGTTCGACGTCTCGTTGCCGCTGTCGTCGATCGTCGAATTCGAAAGGCACGCAGTCGATTTGGTGCACAACCATGCACCCGACGCGCTGCCGGTGCTGTTCGGCCACATCGGCGAGGGCAACCTGCACCTGAACGTGTTGCGCTGCCCGGCCGACCGGGAGCGGGCGCTGTATGAGCCGATGATGGACCTCATCGCACGCTGCGGGGGCAACGTCAGTTCCGAACACGGCATCGGCAGCCGCAAGCGGCCCTACCTCGGTATGTCCCGCGAGGCCGCGGACATCGCCGCGATGCGCACGGTCAAAGCCGCGCTGGATCCGACTGGATTCCTCAATGCCGCGGTACTTTTCGATTAG
- a CDS encoding patatin-like phospholipase family protein, with protein MTTAGGQAGQGMTLEEQALAGSGADLVLEGGGVKGIALAGAVLTLHNAGFVFPRIGGTSAGAIAAALIAAYQVRSVPLTQLQTDMAELDYTQFMQKTWAEKHLGLIGNATALVSHQGLYASSYVQEWLTSKLEPLGIRTFADLKITRDAGTALAPYQRYRLVTHTSDLTRGALVRLPWDLPYYLLSSKDQGDPARQIEVIDSYPIVDAVRASMSIPFFFQPFEQKTVLGACTWVDGGLLQNFPVTVFDRTDGRPNRWPTFGIKLSSRPALNTPDVPVQGDLREVVSIAHTAMGEWNRYPLADEGVGARTVFVDTMGIASTDFGLTTDQRDKLFADGEAAAGKFLAAWTEAHRDPGHDRRTSRRRRG; from the coding sequence ATGACAACTGCGGGCGGTCAGGCGGGTCAGGGCATGACACTGGAAGAGCAAGCGCTGGCCGGCTCGGGCGCGGATCTTGTTCTCGAGGGCGGGGGAGTCAAGGGGATCGCCCTGGCCGGGGCCGTCCTGACCCTGCATAACGCGGGCTTTGTCTTTCCCCGGATCGGCGGCACGTCGGCCGGCGCCATTGCGGCCGCCCTTATCGCCGCATATCAGGTCAGGAGCGTCCCGCTTACCCAGCTACAGACGGATATGGCCGAGCTGGACTACACCCAGTTCATGCAGAAGACCTGGGCCGAGAAGCACCTGGGCCTGATCGGGAACGCCACCGCGCTGGTGAGCCACCAGGGCCTGTACGCCAGTTCCTACGTCCAAGAGTGGCTGACCTCGAAGCTGGAGCCGCTGGGCATCCGCACTTTCGCCGACCTCAAGATCACCAGGGACGCCGGCACCGCCCTGGCCCCGTACCAGCGCTACCGGCTGGTCACCCACACCTCGGACCTGACGCGCGGCGCCCTGGTCCGGCTGCCCTGGGACCTGCCCTATTACCTGCTGAGCAGCAAGGATCAGGGTGATCCGGCCCGGCAGATCGAGGTCATCGACAGCTATCCGATCGTGGACGCAGTCCGCGCGTCGATGTCGATCCCGTTCTTCTTCCAGCCCTTTGAACAGAAGACGGTCCTGGGCGCCTGCACCTGGGTCGACGGCGGGCTGCTGCAGAACTTCCCGGTGACCGTCTTCGACCGGACCGACGGCCGGCCTAACCGGTGGCCGACGTTCGGTATCAAGCTCTCGTCGCGGCCGGCGCTGAACACCCCGGACGTGCCGGTGCAGGGCGATCTCCGCGAGGTCGTCTCGATCGCGCACACGGCCATGGGCGAGTGGAACCGCTACCCGCTGGCCGATGAGGGCGTCGGCGCCCGGACGGTGTTTGTGGACACGATGGGCATCGCCAGCACCGATTTCGGGCTGACGACCGACCAGCGCGACAAGCTGTTCGCCGATGGCGAGGCCGCGGCGGGCAAGTTCCTGGCCGCCTGGACCGAGGCTCACCGCGACCCGGGTCACGACCGCCGAACTAGCCGCCGACGCCGCGGGTGA